From a region of the Hymenobacter jejuensis genome:
- a CDS encoding ArsR/SmtB family transcription factor, protein MRLKHFNVAFGTQLFKALGDESRVRILHLIWRNQEMCISDLEQVLDFTQTKTSRQLLVLKNAGLVNFRRLDNWIFYYLKDEVLDLVQQQLAFLERDPQLLHDQEVYQTLWSNRELAAYKLQTRRWTGE, encoded by the coding sequence ATGCGCCTAAAACACTTCAACGTTGCATTCGGGACGCAACTCTTTAAGGCGCTCGGCGACGAAAGCCGCGTGCGCATCCTGCATTTGATCTGGCGCAACCAAGAAATGTGCATCTCCGACCTCGAGCAGGTGCTGGACTTCACCCAGACCAAAACGTCGCGGCAATTATTGGTGCTGAAAAATGCGGGTTTGGTGAATTTCCGGCGTCTCGACAATTGGATCTTCTACTACCTAAAGGATGAAGTCTTGGACTTGGTTCAGCAACAGCTCGCCTTCCTAGAGCGCGACCCGCAGCTACTCCACGATCAGGAGGTGTACCAAACGCTCTGGTCGAATCGCGAGTTGGCAGCGTATAAGCTCCAAACCCGCCGTTGGACGGGCGAATAG
- a CDS encoding carboxypeptidase-like regulatory domain-containing protein: MSGIVPFRFFLAALLFAVTTLLTLAPTTARAQGQRRVVQFTGIVATGDSLLGVPGAGVFVPNAGRGTATNAYGYFSLPVLAGDSIVIRSLGYRNQWVVIPPDYPRQSYSVIVQLKEDATVLPEVRIFPYATEKAFKEAFLALRLPTERGSRAAENLNEQIMRRIFNNTPVTSMGNYRQTMQTQQNEQNRRMGLGPSQYSNNPLLNPFSWLQLINQIKNGDLKKKEGE, encoded by the coding sequence ATGTCTGGTATTGTTCCATTTCGTTTCTTTCTGGCGGCGCTGCTTTTTGCGGTAACGACGCTGCTTACGCTGGCCCCCACCACGGCGCGGGCACAGGGCCAGCGGCGCGTCGTGCAGTTTACCGGCATCGTGGCCACTGGCGATAGCTTGTTGGGCGTACCCGGCGCGGGCGTGTTTGTACCCAATGCGGGCCGCGGTACCGCCACCAACGCATACGGCTACTTTTCCTTACCCGTCTTGGCCGGCGACAGCATCGTGATTCGGTCGTTGGGCTACCGCAACCAGTGGGTGGTAATCCCGCCCGACTACCCGCGCCAGAGCTACTCCGTAATTGTGCAGCTCAAAGAAGATGCTACGGTGCTGCCCGAAGTGCGCATTTTCCCCTACGCTACCGAAAAAGCCTTTAAAGAAGCCTTTCTGGCGTTGCGCCTGCCTACCGAGCGCGGCTCCCGGGCGGCCGAAAACCTCAACGAGCAGATTATGCGGCGCATCTTCAACAACACGCCGGTCACGAGCATGGGCAATTACCGCCAGACCATGCAAACTCAGCAAAACGAGCAAAACCGCCGCATGGGCCTCGGTCCGTCGCAATACTCCAACAACCCGCTCCTGAACCCCTTCAGCTGGCTGCAACTGATCAACCAGATCAAAAACGGCGACCTCAAAAAGAAGGAAGGCGAGTAA
- a CDS encoding (2Fe-2S) ferredoxin domain-containing protein encodes MVYNHHIFVCTNQKDEIGKAVAKALKIEVKKHGLKSLLIGGTKHKNRVQTCNCLDACKQCKKGPGAAVVIYPEGVFYGNVRPKDAADIVREHLAAGRVITRLLID; translated from the coding sequence ATGGTTTACAACCATCATATTTTTGTCTGCACCAATCAGAAAGACGAGATTGGAAAGGCCGTTGCCAAAGCCCTCAAAATCGAAGTCAAAAAGCACGGCCTCAAAAGCTTGCTGATCGGCGGGACGAAGCACAAAAACCGCGTGCAAACCTGCAACTGCCTCGACGCGTGTAAGCAGTGCAAAAAAGGGCCCGGCGCGGCGGTGGTCATTTATCCCGAAGGCGTTTTTTACGGCAACGTCAGACCCAAAGACGCCGCCGACATTGTGCGCGAACACCTGGCCGCGGGCCGTGTTATTACCAGACTTCTGATTGATTAA
- a CDS encoding NAD(P)/FAD-dependent oxidoreductase, giving the protein MDTNLPVSAHPRVVIVGCGFGGLRLAKELRNAPVQVVVIDRNNYHNFQPLLYQVATGALEADSIAYPIRKIFAGQENFFYRMGDVQRVDTQRNTVVTSVGDIRYDYLVLATGSLTNFFGIESIEKNGMQIKSIPNALNLRSFIFQNFEKALLTENPQERQALLNIVVVGGGPTGVEISGSLAEMRKHVLPKDYPELDMQNMQIFLVEAGPALLGPMSKKSQDDAKRYLDELGVRVRLNTSIKKFEDCRAYFSDTEYIPTENLVWAAGVNGAAVEGIPEQAVTRNKRINVNLWSQVQGFDNVFAIGDVANMVTEDMPKGLPMLAPVAQQQADLLAENLQRILQGQAPVPFKYKNKGVMAIVSRNKAVVDLPKDVHFNGIFGWFTWLFVHLMTLVGFRNKVVAFVDWAFSYFSSDQALRLIIRPFSRKDVKDDKGKKAAEHKTATAEYIPTPPAIQEAAVER; this is encoded by the coding sequence ATGGATACGAACTTACCGGTTTCAGCGCACCCGCGCGTCGTGATTGTGGGGTGTGGCTTCGGTGGACTGCGCCTGGCCAAAGAGCTGCGCAACGCGCCCGTGCAAGTGGTGGTCATCGACCGCAACAACTATCATAACTTTCAACCCCTTCTCTATCAAGTAGCTACCGGCGCACTGGAAGCCGACAGCATCGCCTATCCCATTCGCAAAATCTTTGCGGGGCAGGAGAATTTCTTCTACCGCATGGGCGATGTGCAACGCGTTGATACACAGCGTAATACAGTCGTGACCAGTGTGGGCGATATTCGCTACGATTATCTGGTGCTGGCTACGGGCTCGCTGACCAATTTCTTCGGTATCGAGAGCATCGAGAAGAACGGCATGCAGATCAAGAGCATCCCGAACGCCTTGAACCTGAGGAGCTTCATCTTCCAGAATTTCGAAAAAGCGCTGCTCACCGAAAACCCGCAGGAGCGCCAGGCGCTGCTCAACATCGTAGTGGTTGGGGGCGGGCCTACGGGCGTGGAAATCAGCGGCTCGTTGGCCGAAATGCGTAAGCACGTACTGCCCAAAGACTACCCCGAATTAGATATGCAGAACATGCAGATCTTCTTGGTAGAAGCCGGCCCGGCGCTGCTGGGCCCCATGTCGAAGAAATCGCAGGACGATGCCAAGCGCTACCTCGACGAGCTGGGCGTGCGGGTACGGCTGAATACTTCCATCAAGAAGTTTGAAGACTGCCGGGCCTATTTTTCTGATACAGAATACATTCCGACGGAAAACCTGGTGTGGGCCGCAGGTGTAAACGGGGCCGCCGTTGAAGGTATACCGGAGCAGGCCGTGACGCGCAACAAGCGCATCAACGTGAATCTGTGGAGCCAAGTGCAAGGCTTCGACAACGTCTTTGCCATCGGCGACGTGGCCAACATGGTAACCGAAGACATGCCCAAAGGCCTGCCCATGCTGGCCCCTGTGGCTCAGCAGCAGGCCGATTTGCTGGCCGAAAATCTGCAACGCATTCTGCAAGGCCAGGCGCCGGTTCCCTTCAAATACAAAAACAAGGGCGTAATGGCCATTGTGAGCCGTAACAAGGCCGTAGTGGATTTGCCCAAAGACGTGCATTTCAACGGGATTTTCGGCTGGTTTACGTGGCTATTTGTGCACCTGATGACGTTGGTCGGCTTCCGCAATAAAGTGGTGGCCTTCGTCGATTGGGCCTTCAGCTACTTCAGCTCCGATCAAGCCTTGCGCCTGATTATCAGGCCGTTTAGCCGCAAGGATGTGAAGGACGACAAAGGCAAAAAAGCCGCCGAACACAAAACGGCAACTGCCGAGTATATTCCTACGCCCCCGGCCATTCAGGAGGCCGCGGTAGAGCGCTGA
- a CDS encoding YjjG family noncanonical pyrimidine nucleotidase, with amino-acid sequence MSISRPAKLYRHLFFDLDHTLWDFEKNADETLRTLFEHHNLARYGTFTVDQFIAVYSDINHALWRLYQNNKITQQQLRSTRFVRTLTKLGLAEADVPADISEQFTDILPQKSAVFPFTYDVLDYLKDKYTLHLITNGFRDMQSIKLASSQLTEYFQEVVTSECSGFLKPDARMFQHALERTGATAAESLMIGDNLECDVLGAYNAGIDQVYFNPEKRRHFNEVTYEISCLSELKEIL; translated from the coding sequence GTGTCTATTTCTCGCCCTGCCAAGCTGTACCGCCACCTCTTTTTCGACCTCGACCACACGCTCTGGGATTTCGAGAAAAACGCCGATGAGACCCTGCGTACGCTGTTTGAGCACCACAACTTGGCCCGCTACGGCACCTTCACCGTCGATCAATTTATCGCGGTGTACAGCGACATAAACCACGCGCTGTGGCGGCTTTATCAAAACAATAAAATCACGCAGCAGCAGCTCCGCAGCACCCGCTTCGTCCGGACGCTCACCAAGTTGGGCTTGGCGGAAGCCGACGTGCCCGCCGATATTTCGGAGCAGTTCACCGACATTTTGCCGCAGAAATCGGCGGTGTTTCCGTTCACGTACGATGTGCTTGATTACCTGAAAGATAAGTACACACTGCACTTGATCACGAACGGCTTTAGGGATATGCAATCCATCAAATTGGCCTCGTCGCAGCTCACCGAATATTTTCAGGAAGTGGTCACATCGGAATGCAGTGGGTTTCTGAAACCCGATGCGCGCATGTTTCAGCACGCGCTGGAACGCACCGGCGCCACCGCTGCCGAGAGCCTGATGATCGGTGATAACTTAGAATGCGACGTGTTGGGCGCTTATAATGCCGGCATCGATCAGGTGTATTTCAACCCCGAAAAGCGCCGTCACTTTAACGAAGTAACCTACGAAATCAGCTGTTTGAGCGAGCTGAAGGAGATTTTGTAG
- a CDS encoding S9 family peptidase: MKKTITLVAGLALLAPAALAQAPAKRPLQLSDLAQMRDVSDAQISPDGNWVAYTVAMADTAADKRNADIWMAKWDGSQNLRITTSKDSESKPRFSPDGKYLSFVSSRGESAEDGQAQLWLLNRAGGEAEKVTKLKGSISDYVWAPDGKRIAMIIRDADPDSLTQAQKAKKKTAPPIVINRFQFKQDVDGYLNKQRQHLYVFDVASRKLTNLTPGNYDEHLPSWSPDSKQLVFSSKRGDDPDRHYNYDLYLIDAQSGAKARQLTTSELPDSDPSYRSRPAWSPDGKSIAFEQGGPRELMWYSVHQLVVMPVSGGTPKQLIASLDRNTSDPQWSADGKSLYFLLEDDRAQHLAKVSASGGKVERVVAGPREISEYEMGPKGKIVVVNSEPQQPDEVFALEKKATLRPLSKQNDAWLGQVKFGAVEPIQGKSKDGTLVSGFIIKPVDYQKGKKYPTILRIHGGPVSQFGYGFAYEWQYFAANGYAVVVSNPRGSSGRGGDYTKAIFADWGNKDTEDVLSVVDYAVQQGIADPDKLGVGGWSYGGIMTDQVISRDKRFKAACSGAGIGNVFAGYGTDQYVRDYETELGRPWEKPDVWMRVSYPFFHAGQISTPTLFLCGEKDFNVPLLNTEQMYQALKSLNIDTELIIYPGQFHGISKPSYVKDRYQRYLAWYNKYLMPKGAATAGGQ, translated from the coding sequence ATGAAAAAAACGATTACCCTGGTGGCTGGGCTGGCATTGCTGGCGCCCGCCGCACTGGCTCAAGCTCCGGCGAAGCGCCCCTTGCAGCTAAGCGATCTGGCGCAGATGCGCGACGTGAGCGACGCTCAGATTTCGCCCGATGGCAATTGGGTGGCCTACACCGTCGCGATGGCCGATACGGCGGCCGATAAGCGCAACGCCGACATCTGGATGGCAAAATGGGATGGTTCTCAGAATCTGCGCATTACCACCAGCAAAGACAGCGAATCGAAGCCGCGCTTTAGTCCCGATGGCAAGTACCTGAGCTTTGTGTCGAGCCGGGGCGAAAGCGCCGAAGACGGACAGGCGCAGCTCTGGCTCCTAAACCGGGCCGGCGGTGAAGCCGAAAAAGTAACCAAACTCAAAGGCAGCATTTCGGACTACGTGTGGGCGCCCGACGGCAAGCGCATCGCCATGATCATCCGCGATGCCGACCCCGATTCGCTGACGCAGGCCCAGAAAGCGAAGAAAAAAACCGCGCCGCCCATCGTCATCAACCGCTTCCAATTCAAGCAGGATGTCGATGGCTACCTCAACAAGCAGCGTCAGCACCTGTACGTGTTCGACGTGGCTTCGCGTAAGCTGACCAACCTCACACCCGGCAACTACGACGAGCATCTGCCTTCGTGGTCGCCCGATAGCAAGCAGCTGGTATTCAGCAGCAAGCGTGGCGACGACCCCGACCGGCATTATAACTACGACCTCTACCTGATCGACGCCCAATCCGGCGCCAAAGCCCGCCAGCTTACTACCAGCGAGCTGCCCGATAGCGACCCCAGCTACCGCAGCCGCCCGGCCTGGAGCCCCGACGGCAAGTCCATTGCTTTCGAGCAGGGCGGACCCAGAGAATTGATGTGGTATTCGGTGCACCAGCTGGTGGTGATGCCCGTAAGTGGCGGAACGCCTAAGCAGCTGATAGCCAGCCTCGACCGCAACACTTCCGATCCGCAGTGGTCGGCTGATGGCAAAAGCCTTTACTTTCTCTTAGAAGACGACCGGGCCCAGCATCTGGCCAAGGTTTCTGCCTCGGGTGGCAAAGTGGAGCGCGTTGTGGCCGGTCCGCGCGAAATTTCGGAGTACGAAATGGGCCCTAAAGGCAAAATCGTGGTGGTCAACAGCGAGCCCCAACAGCCCGACGAAGTGTTTGCCTTGGAAAAGAAAGCTACGCTGCGGCCACTGTCGAAGCAGAATGACGCTTGGCTGGGTCAGGTGAAATTCGGCGCGGTAGAACCCATTCAGGGCAAAAGCAAAGATGGGACGTTGGTCAGCGGTTTCATTATCAAACCCGTTGATTATCAGAAGGGTAAAAAATACCCGACCATCCTGCGGATTCACGGCGGGCCGGTGTCGCAGTTCGGGTATGGCTTCGCTTACGAGTGGCAGTACTTTGCCGCCAATGGATACGCGGTAGTTGTGTCGAACCCGCGCGGCAGCTCGGGCCGCGGCGGCGACTACACGAAAGCCATTTTCGCTGATTGGGGCAACAAAGACACCGAAGACGTGCTCTCCGTAGTCGATTACGCGGTGCAGCAAGGCATTGCCGACCCCGACAAGCTAGGTGTGGGCGGTTGGAGCTACGGCGGCATCATGACGGACCAGGTTATCTCCCGCGACAAGCGCTTCAAAGCAGCGTGCAGCGGTGCGGGCATTGGCAATGTGTTCGCCGGCTACGGCACCGACCAGTACGTGCGCGACTACGAAACCGAACTGGGCCGCCCTTGGGAGAAGCCCGACGTCTGGATGCGCGTGTCGTACCCGTTCTTCCACGCCGGCCAGATCAGCACGCCCACGCTGTTTCTGTGTGGTGAAAAGGATTTCAACGTGCCGCTGCTCAACACCGAGCAGATGTATCAGGCGCTGAAAAGCTTAAATATTGATACAGAGCTGATTATCTATCCGGGACAGTTTCACGGCATCAGCAAGCCCAGCTACGTGAAAGACCGCTACCAACGGTATTTGGCTTGGTATAACAAGTACCTGATGCCGAAAGGTGCGGCTACGGCCGGCGGGCAATAA